Proteins co-encoded in one Bacillus infantis NRRL B-14911 genomic window:
- a CDS encoding penicillin-binding protein 1A has product MAENYNSREERRKQQSAGTKKKTPKKKKGGIFKKIFLVLIALGLAGIIIGAGAFAYMVKDTPKLDEEKLKSAIASEIYDMNGEQIATIGSENRDYVEYEDIPKIVEEAVIATEDSRFYKHHGIDPIRLGGAVLANITEGFGAEGASTITQQVAKNYFLEFDKKLSHKAQEAWLAIQLERKYTKHEILELYMNKVNMSQYSYGFATASETYFGKPLKDLELHEAALLAGLPQSPNNYNPFNHPDKAEKRRNIVLTLMNKHGYITKEQMEAAKKIPVTSSLVAEENRKINGDIPYDSFIGQAIKEIDKKYPTINVFTDGLKIYTTLDKDAQEYVETMLNGNEIVEFPNEEFQAGITLLDTKTGEIRALGGNRNSDVEFGFNYATSHTRQPGSTIKPILDYGPAIEYERWGTYHTLDDKPYAYSNGTEFNNWDGRHMGPMSMREALARSRNVPAVMALQEVGLEKAKDFAVNLGIPLEDIQESYAIGGLKNGVTSMQMAGAYSAFGNNGIYNAPHTVKSVELRDGTKLDLTPESKAVMKDYTAFMITDMLKSVVKDSYGTGQQANVQGLPIAGKTGTTNYSSDEISKYNVPDGAVPDAWFAGYTTNYTAAVWTGYKDRKNYLPSNGRDQKIAQNLFKNLMAHVSEGKETPDFKMPKSVEVVKIEKGTSKLASAYTPSDQILTEYAVKGEAPTQVSKKYDKLDAPQGLSAVFDPEANEVVVGWEYGSEEGVQFEVNASVDGSGQQPTVTAEKGLRFTAPSPGSTYTFSVTAFRDDMRSDPASVSVTIPGAPEDDGQEEPEDGEDGSQDDDANQNDEENEEDNQNPGNGNGNGNGNGNGNGNGNGNGNGNGNGGNEEDDGEGDDSGSEGESGSGGESGQTGQNGGQSGSGSGTGSGSGGSGTGSGGSGSGSGSGSGSGSGSDGSN; this is encoded by the coding sequence ATGGCAGAAAACTACAACTCAAGGGAGGAACGCCGGAAGCAGCAGTCTGCCGGCACCAAGAAAAAAACTCCCAAAAAGAAAAAAGGCGGTATCTTCAAAAAGATATTTCTGGTGCTGATCGCACTCGGGCTTGCCGGCATCATCATCGGAGCCGGTGCATTTGCATACATGGTCAAAGATACGCCAAAGCTTGATGAAGAGAAGCTGAAATCCGCTATCGCATCTGAAATTTATGATATGAACGGGGAGCAGATTGCAACCATCGGTTCCGAAAACAGGGATTATGTCGAGTATGAGGACATACCAAAGATCGTTGAGGAAGCAGTCATTGCAACAGAAGACTCCCGCTTTTATAAACATCATGGCATTGATCCGATCCGCCTCGGCGGTGCAGTCCTTGCCAACATCACAGAAGGCTTTGGTGCAGAAGGAGCGAGCACCATCACCCAGCAGGTAGCCAAAAACTATTTCCTCGAGTTTGATAAAAAGCTTTCCCATAAAGCTCAGGAAGCATGGCTGGCCATCCAGCTGGAACGTAAATATACAAAGCATGAAATATTAGAGCTTTATATGAACAAAGTGAATATGTCGCAATACTCTTACGGGTTCGCGACTGCTTCAGAAACATACTTCGGCAAGCCGCTGAAGGATCTGGAGCTTCACGAAGCAGCACTGCTTGCAGGACTGCCGCAAAGCCCGAACAATTACAATCCCTTCAACCACCCTGACAAGGCGGAAAAAAGGCGGAATATTGTACTGACGCTGATGAATAAGCATGGATACATCACAAAAGAACAAATGGAAGCGGCCAAGAAGATTCCGGTCACATCCTCCCTGGTCGCCGAAGAGAATCGAAAAATCAATGGAGACATTCCTTATGATTCCTTCATCGGGCAGGCTATTAAGGAAATTGATAAAAAATATCCAACGATTAATGTCTTTACAGATGGACTCAAAATATACACTACACTGGACAAAGATGCACAGGAATATGTGGAAACAATGCTCAACGGCAATGAAATTGTAGAATTTCCAAATGAAGAATTCCAGGCAGGCATAACACTCCTGGATACAAAGACAGGGGAAATCCGTGCCCTTGGCGGGAACCGAAACTCAGATGTGGAATTTGGTTTCAACTATGCAACCAGTCATACGCGACAGCCTGGATCAACCATTAAACCAATTTTAGATTATGGACCTGCAATTGAATATGAACGCTGGGGAACTTACCATACATTGGATGACAAGCCTTATGCATATTCCAATGGAACCGAATTCAATAACTGGGACGGCCGCCATATGGGACCGATGAGCATGAGGGAAGCACTCGCCCGTTCCCGCAACGTGCCAGCAGTCATGGCCCTGCAGGAAGTCGGCCTTGAGAAGGCTAAAGATTTTGCTGTTAACCTGGGAATTCCATTGGAAGATATCCAGGAGTCCTATGCTATCGGGGGACTAAAAAATGGAGTAACATCCATGCAAATGGCAGGCGCATACAGCGCATTTGGGAATAACGGCATTTATAATGCCCCCCATACTGTCAAGAGCGTTGAACTTCGGGATGGAACTAAGCTTGATCTGACACCGGAATCCAAGGCTGTAATGAAAGATTATACTGCCTTTATGATCACTGACATGCTCAAGAGTGTTGTTAAAGATTCATATGGCACCGGCCAGCAGGCCAACGTACAAGGCCTGCCGATCGCAGGAAAGACAGGAACGACTAATTACAGCAGTGATGAAATATCCAAATACAATGTTCCTGACGGCGCTGTACCTGATGCCTGGTTTGCCGGATATACAACGAATTATACAGCGGCCGTATGGACTGGCTATAAAGACAGGAAGAATTATCTTCCTTCAAACGGTAGAGACCAGAAAATAGCTCAAAATCTATTTAAAAACCTGATGGCCCATGTGTCTGAAGGCAAAGAAACACCTGACTTCAAAATGCCGAAAAGCGTAGAAGTCGTAAAGATTGAAAAAGGCACTTCAAAGCTCGCAAGCGCCTATACGCCAAGCGACCAGATCCTTACTGAATATGCAGTTAAAGGAGAAGCTCCTACACAGGTTTCAAAGAAATACGACAAACTTGATGCGCCGCAAGGCTTATCTGCAGTATTTGATCCAGAAGCCAATGAAGTCGTGGTTGGCTGGGAATATGGTTCAGAAGAAGGCGTGCAATTCGAGGTGAATGCTTCGGTTGACGGCAGCGGCCAGCAGCCTACGGTAACGGCTGAAAAAGGCTTAAGGTTTACTGCTCCTTCCCCTGGAAGCACATACACTTTCAGCGTTACAGCATTTAGAGATGATATGCGCAGCGATCCTGCTTCTGTTTCTGTCACCATCCCGGGAGCTCCTGAGGATGATGGACAGGAAGAACCTGAAGATGGGGAAGACGGCAGTCAGGATGACGATGCTAACCAGAATGATGAGGAAAATGAGGAAGACAATCAGAATCCTGGCAACGGCAATGGCAATGGCAATGGCAACGGCAATGGCAACGGCAACGGCAATGGCAACGGCAACGGCAATGGCAACGGAGGAAATGAAGAAGATGACGGAGAAGGTGACGACAGCGGTTCTGAGGGTGAATCCGGCTCCGGCGGTGAGTCCGGGCAAACCGGCCAGAATGGAGGACAGTCCGGATCAGGCAGCGGAACCGGCTCCGGTTCTGGAGGGTCCGGCACAGGATCTGGAGGTTCTGGCTCCGGGAGCGGATCCGGATCAGGCAGCGGCTCCGGGTCTGACGGAAGCAATTAA
- a CDS encoding YpoC family protein, translating into MADSEKIMLQVSPEVYHPFLVGEEEAWEPAWADEFQADAIFIYEIAFYNGIEALRPWEKAEEFFPARIEQWEEVKSSIAALHGKRERLGLAELMRSAIGIFVQMLFWTNGQPARLDTPKEFMLLNVKPANLNERLEFVLSSPLLYHSFIQLCELQAELEKQRQKKASIEKAFKHKA; encoded by the coding sequence ATGGCGGATAGCGAAAAAATCATGCTGCAGGTGTCTCCTGAAGTCTACCATCCATTTCTGGTGGGAGAGGAGGAAGCCTGGGAGCCAGCTTGGGCAGATGAGTTTCAGGCAGATGCGATCTTCATCTATGAGATTGCTTTTTATAATGGGATTGAAGCGCTCAGGCCATGGGAGAAGGCGGAAGAGTTCTTTCCCGCAAGGATTGAACAGTGGGAGGAGGTAAAATCCTCCATTGCTGCTTTGCATGGGAAACGGGAGAGGTTGGGATTGGCGGAATTGATGAGGTCTGCTATAGGCATCTTCGTTCAAATGCTGTTCTGGACCAACGGACAGCCGGCCAGGCTGGATACTCCTAAAGAGTTTATGCTATTGAATGTTAAGCCAGCTAACTTAAATGAACGGCTGGAATTTGTTTTGTCCAGTCCGCTTCTTTATCATTCGTTCATTCAATTATGTGAGCTGCAGGCTGAACTAGAAAAGCAGCGCCAAAAGAAAGCAAGCATAGAAAAAGCGTTTAAGCATAAAGCTTAA
- the nth gene encoding endonuclease III, with product MLNKTQIRHCLDVMGEMFPDAHCELHHENPFELVIAVALSAQCTDALVNKVTKNLFQKYKTPEDYLAVSLDELQNDIRSIGLFRNKAKNIHKLCRLLIDEYNGIVPHDRDELTKLPGVGRKTANVVVSVAYDVPAIAVDTHVERVSKRLGFCRWKDSVLEVEKTLMKKVPEEEWSVTHHRMIFFGRYHCKAQNPQCEICPLLDLCREGRKRMKRK from the coding sequence ATGCTGAATAAAACACAAATCAGGCATTGCCTGGATGTTATGGGCGAAATGTTCCCTGATGCCCATTGCGAGCTTCATCATGAAAACCCTTTTGAACTTGTTATTGCAGTGGCCCTTTCTGCTCAATGTACAGATGCGCTGGTCAACAAGGTTACCAAAAACCTGTTTCAAAAATATAAAACGCCAGAGGATTATTTAGCTGTTTCCCTTGATGAGCTGCAAAACGACATCAGGTCGATCGGCCTGTTCAGGAACAAAGCAAAGAACATCCACAAGCTCTGCAGGCTCCTCATCGACGAGTATAATGGGATTGTCCCGCATGACAGGGACGAATTGACAAAGCTGCCCGGGGTAGGAAGGAAAACGGCAAATGTCGTCGTTTCTGTGGCTTACGATGTGCCTGCAATCGCTGTAGATACCCATGTGGAAAGGGTCAGCAAACGCCTCGGGTTCTGCAGGTGGAAGGATTCTGTTCTTGAAGTAGAGAAAACACTGATGAAAAAGGTGCCTGAAGAAGAATGGTCAGTTACGCACCATCGGATGATCTTTTTTGGCCGATATCACTGCAAGGCGCAAAACCCCCAGTGCGAAATCTGCCCGCTCCTTGACCTTTGCAGGGAAGGCCGGAAAAGGATGAAGAGGAAATAA
- a CDS encoding DnaD domain-containing protein: MKDNIIKWLQEGSLSIPGALLARYHKMNITEQELVLLLHISSFIEKGRDFPTPNEISSRMTISDTACTDMIRKLIQKGFIEILDGFSDEGIRFEKYSLEPLWERVVDQFLLEDKQKDLKSHQQEEMDLYTCFEKEFGRPLSPFECETLAMWMDDDHHDPVIIKAALREAVISGKLNFRYIDRILFEWKKNGIKTIEQAKSFGRKFRQNQPQSSRQKTDERPVQQKSIPFYNWLEQ; this comes from the coding sequence ATGAAAGACAATATTATCAAGTGGCTCCAGGAAGGGAGCCTGTCCATACCAGGTGCCCTCTTGGCCCGCTATCATAAAATGAATATAACTGAACAGGAACTCGTCCTGCTTTTGCATATATCGTCCTTTATTGAAAAAGGCAGAGACTTTCCTACCCCGAATGAAATTTCGTCCCGAATGACGATTTCTGATACAGCATGCACCGATATGATCCGGAAACTGATCCAGAAAGGATTTATTGAAATTCTTGACGGCTTTTCGGATGAGGGAATACGCTTTGAAAAGTATTCGCTTGAACCCCTTTGGGAAAGGGTGGTTGACCAATTCCTCCTCGAAGACAAACAAAAGGATCTTAAATCCCATCAGCAGGAAGAGATGGATCTGTATACATGCTTTGAAAAAGAATTCGGAAGGCCGCTTTCGCCTTTTGAATGTGAAACGCTGGCAATGTGGATGGATGATGACCACCATGACCCTGTCATCATTAAAGCGGCATTGCGGGAGGCAGTTATATCCGGTAAGCTTAATTTCCGTTATATCGACCGTATTTTATTCGAATGGAAGAAAAATGGGATTAAGACAATTGAACAGGCGAAGAGCTTTGGACGCAAATTCCGTCAAAACCAGCCGCAGTCTTCAAGGCAAAAAACGGATGAACGTCCTGTTCAGCAAAAATCAATTCCTTTTTACAACTGGCTTGAGCAATAA
- a CDS encoding pyridoxal phosphate-dependent aminotransferase, with translation MKLAGRVEALTPSSTLAITAKAKELKAQGRDVIGLGAGEPDFNTPQHIIDAALASMNEGNTKYTPSAGLPALRAEIAAKLKKDQGLDYKINETFVGSGAKHVLYTLFQVLLDEGDEVIIPTPYWVSYPEQVKLAGGIPVYAEGSEENGFKITPQQLKDAATEKTKAVIINSPSNPTGMLYTEEELKALGEVCLEKGILIVSDEIYEKLVYSNNRHVSIAQLSPELKEQTIIVNGVSKSHSMTGWRIGYAAGGSRIIKAMTDLASHSTSNPATASQYGAIAAYAGTQDPVEEMRQAFEGRLEEIYGKLVSIPGFTCIKPQGAFYLFPNARQAAEMTGYKDVDAFAEALLEEALVAVIPGSGFGAPDNIRLSYATSLESLEEAVERIRRFVAEKAQ, from the coding sequence ATAAAGCTAGCAGGCAGGGTGGAGGCGCTGACGCCTTCTTCCACGCTGGCGATAACAGCTAAAGCAAAGGAACTGAAAGCACAGGGCCGCGATGTAATTGGGCTGGGGGCAGGAGAGCCGGACTTCAACACGCCGCAGCATATCATAGATGCTGCATTGGCTTCAATGAATGAGGGGAACACGAAATATACTCCATCTGCAGGTCTTCCTGCGCTGAGAGCCGAAATAGCTGCAAAGCTTAAAAAAGACCAGGGGCTTGACTACAAAATCAATGAAACCTTTGTCGGAAGCGGAGCAAAGCATGTGCTGTACACCCTGTTCCAGGTGCTTCTTGATGAAGGAGATGAGGTCATCATCCCTACGCCGTACTGGGTCAGCTATCCTGAGCAGGTAAAGCTGGCTGGCGGGATCCCTGTTTATGCAGAAGGCTCTGAGGAAAATGGGTTTAAAATCACTCCGCAGCAGCTGAAGGATGCGGCTACAGAGAAAACCAAAGCAGTCATCATCAACTCTCCAAGCAACCCGACCGGAATGCTTTATACGGAGGAAGAGCTGAAGGCGCTTGGGGAAGTGTGCCTTGAGAAAGGCATCCTGATCGTATCGGATGAAATATACGAGAAACTTGTATACAGCAATAACCGCCATGTGTCCATAGCACAGCTGTCACCTGAATTAAAAGAGCAGACCATCATCGTGAATGGTGTTTCTAAATCGCATTCGATGACAGGCTGGAGAATCGGCTATGCAGCTGGCGGCAGCAGGATCATCAAGGCAATGACCGATCTGGCTAGCCACAGCACTTCAAATCCGGCCACTGCTTCCCAGTACGGCGCCATTGCCGCTTATGCCGGCACACAGGATCCGGTCGAGGAAATGAGGCAGGCATTTGAAGGCAGGCTGGAAGAGATTTACGGAAAGCTTGTGTCTATACCGGGATTCACCTGCATTAAGCCGCAGGGCGCATTTTATTTATTCCCGAATGCCAGGCAGGCAGCCGAAATGACGGGCTATAAAGATGTAGATGCATTCGCCGAAGCGCTTCTTGAGGAAGCCCTGGTAGCGGTCATTCCCGGTTCTGGATTCGGTGCTCCGGACAATATCCGCCTTTCCTACGCAACTTCGCTTGAATCTTTGGAAGAGGCTGTTGAACGTATACGCAGGTTTGTGGCAGAAAAGGCCCAGTGA
- a CDS encoding cell wall elongation regulator TseB-like domain-containing protein encodes MKKWIIISIIAAAILIGIAAKVYIASTEPVKAASEKAFERAKEETALERMDSFTLYHGQKTLYVLQGQDKAGTELIVWVPEKKGKPVVKNAKDGISKQEAIDIVKREKQPKEIISAKLGMEKGFPLWEVYYRSNGGLINYYYIHFETGEMLKRIENL; translated from the coding sequence ATGAAAAAATGGATCATCATCAGCATCATTGCGGCAGCCATTCTGATCGGGATAGCTGCTAAAGTGTATATTGCTTCAACAGAACCGGTCAAAGCAGCTTCAGAAAAAGCGTTTGAGAGGGCAAAAGAAGAGACTGCACTCGAGAGAATGGACAGTTTTACCCTTTATCACGGACAGAAAACCCTCTACGTCCTGCAGGGACAGGATAAAGCAGGAACAGAACTCATTGTCTGGGTTCCTGAGAAAAAAGGGAAGCCGGTTGTCAAAAATGCAAAAGACGGCATATCTAAACAAGAAGCGATTGATATAGTTAAAAGGGAAAAGCAGCCAAAAGAGATCATTTCTGCAAAGCTGGGGATGGAAAAGGGCTTTCCTCTCTGGGAAGTGTATTACCGCTCTAATGGCGGTCTGATCAATTATTATTATATTCATTTCGAAACTGGGGAAATGCTCAAGCGGATTGAAAATTTATGA
- a CDS encoding YpmA family protein, producing the protein MESKIEVLSTVKITNSPDLYKIVDSLNRTLKEKDLMFGLALDQEDQNKAVFTIYRT; encoded by the coding sequence ATGGAAAGCAAAATAGAAGTGCTGTCGACTGTAAAAATCACCAACAGCCCCGATTTGTATAAAATCGTCGATTCATTGAATAGAACATTAAAGGAGAAAGATTTAATGTTCGGCCTGGCACTTGACCAGGAAGATCAAAATAAAGCGGTATTCACCATTTATCGTACATAA
- a CDS encoding ComEC/Rec2 family competence protein, translating into MNMLFAFLMLFTSWYYVPVESPSLPAEVKSIDLKLKRNELAITFFSLQEGESALIQHPDGENILINTGGEGSGEELSRLLGLYNVEQISTIIMTEEDVNSMVNAGSIIREFGVKQLVAGQGLARKRMEELEEFDEVNIHIWSAGTKQQLFHNLKAEVLFENENPKEGMDLELTLMKHKVLLLNSSSLDAEKALLKKNLSDVNIVKMPGFGEGNSVSGQLIKHLDPQIAVIFQSRKVKPDEDLFKMLHEAWIDVYYTGVHGTVTIKFTDLNYEVITISPGEAG; encoded by the coding sequence ATGAATATGCTATTCGCCTTTCTTATGTTGTTCACAAGCTGGTACTATGTCCCGGTTGAATCTCCATCCCTGCCCGCAGAAGTAAAAAGCATTGATTTAAAGCTTAAACGGAATGAGCTGGCAATCACGTTTTTTTCCCTGCAGGAAGGAGAATCTGCCTTAATTCAGCATCCGGATGGAGAGAATATTCTTATTAATACAGGCGGTGAAGGCTCTGGAGAAGAGCTGTCAAGGCTGCTTGGACTATATAATGTGGAACAAATATCGACTATTATCATGACAGAAGAAGATGTGAACTCCATGGTGAACGCCGGAAGCATCATAAGGGAATTCGGTGTTAAGCAGCTCGTTGCAGGCCAGGGGCTGGCCCGGAAAAGGATGGAAGAGCTTGAAGAGTTCGATGAGGTGAATATCCATATATGGAGCGCGGGCACAAAGCAGCAGCTTTTCCATAATTTGAAGGCAGAGGTCCTGTTCGAAAATGAAAACCCGAAAGAAGGTATGGACCTTGAGCTTACACTTATGAAGCATAAGGTGCTGCTGCTCAATTCCAGCAGCCTCGATGCAGAAAAGGCCCTTCTCAAAAAAAATCTTTCGGATGTAAATATAGTGAAAATGCCAGGCTTCGGGGAGGGCAATTCGGTCTCAGGGCAGCTGATTAAACATCTTGATCCTCAGATCGCCGTCATCTTCCAGTCAAGGAAAGTAAAGCCTGATGAAGATCTTTTTAAAATGCTGCATGAAGCATGGATCGATGTTTATTATACCGGGGTCCATGGAACGGTCACAATAAAGTTCACTGATTTGAATTATGAGGTGATCACAATTTCCCCGGGTGAGGCAGGATAG
- the dinG gene encoding ATP-dependent DNA helicase DinG, whose amino-acid sequence MSNKYVVVDLETTGNSAKKGDKIIQFAAVVMEGGKIIDQYSSLLNPGKEIPAFIEELTGLNDSMVSDAPVFAEIAPKVMELLEDAYFVAHNVLFDLSFLQEELLDAGFPGFYGPVIDTVELARTVLPCSDSYKLSDLSAKEGIMHDRPHQADSDAYATAKLLHIFLERLEELPLTTIKQLLKLSGGLKSDLDLILEDILLKKQGTAERLPEGIEIHNGIAIKAGGVLEAASSRLPAPVYPAGSREKEDMLKNAFPDYELRPGQLAMMDAVYQSFLNNEHTLVEAGTGTGKTLGYLLPAIIFARQEGARVLISTYTVQLQEQLLSKDLPLLEKLLGFPANAVLLKGRKHYLSLARFEQSLNEADDNYDTTLTKMQILVWLTETATGDVDELNLSSGGAVFWNKIQNGDSKFISESGWKSRDFYNRARKSAENADLIITNHAMLLNSLSGENQIFPSYDYAVIDEGHQFSKAAGKHFGFSIDYLSLRLLLGKIGLYDQKQLLYKLERLLEGRAAMDGAAHPFELNRLVADLQYEMDEFFKLVGIYGKRKLKARKYASSKISFRLTDITPRDFKAVEASAERFSFLVLDLISALEDRLQLLVPLTGELAPGDQALLEEISACIGELRDVRESIRKTIFAGQTACAVWVELDGRAMQNATTVYSQPITVAGNLRDGFFNQKKSAVITSATLSVGQSFDYIMDELGLDRFSCQTELIESPFDYASQVRLAVPSDLPEINSVPLEEYVSAITEHIISLAEAANGRMLILFTSHDMLRRTYELVKESGFLEEYVLIAQGITSGSRTRLTRNFQRFDKSILFGTSSFWEGVDIPGEDLSCLVMVRLPFSPPDEPLGEARKEAIQSRGGRPFSEHALPEAVLRFKQGVGRLIRTKNDRGIIIVFDRRIVTASYGRAFLDSIPSIPVKVSPLDAIVDLVEDWLQ is encoded by the coding sequence GCGGTAGTCATGGAAGGCGGAAAGATCATCGATCAATATTCCAGCCTGCTCAATCCCGGGAAGGAGATTCCGGCCTTCATCGAGGAGCTGACCGGGCTTAATGACAGCATGGTCTCTGATGCTCCTGTGTTTGCAGAAATAGCACCTAAAGTGATGGAGCTATTGGAGGATGCCTATTTTGTGGCGCATAATGTTCTGTTCGACCTCTCCTTTCTGCAGGAAGAGCTTCTGGATGCAGGATTCCCGGGCTTTTATGGGCCGGTCATCGATACGGTTGAGCTGGCACGGACGGTGCTGCCCTGCTCTGACAGCTATAAATTGTCTGATCTGTCTGCCAAAGAAGGCATCATGCATGATAGGCCGCACCAGGCGGACAGCGATGCCTATGCCACTGCAAAACTGCTGCACATCTTTCTGGAACGCCTTGAGGAATTGCCTCTGACAACGATCAAACAGCTTCTAAAGCTTTCAGGAGGGCTGAAAAGCGACCTTGATCTCATTTTGGAGGATATCCTCCTTAAAAAGCAAGGGACGGCGGAGAGACTTCCTGAAGGGATAGAAATACATAACGGAATCGCCATTAAGGCAGGCGGGGTTCTGGAAGCAGCATCAAGCCGCCTGCCGGCTCCTGTTTATCCCGCAGGAAGCCGGGAAAAAGAGGATATGCTTAAGAATGCATTTCCGGATTATGAACTGCGCCCCGGCCAGCTTGCCATGATGGATGCTGTCTATCAATCCTTTTTAAATAACGAGCATACACTGGTCGAAGCAGGCACCGGCACAGGGAAAACCCTTGGCTATCTGCTTCCGGCAATCATTTTTGCCAGGCAGGAAGGAGCCAGGGTGCTGATCAGCACTTATACTGTCCAGCTTCAGGAGCAGCTGCTTTCAAAAGACCTGCCCCTGCTTGAAAAACTTCTGGGCTTCCCTGCCAATGCTGTGCTCTTAAAAGGCAGAAAGCATTATTTAAGCCTTGCCCGATTTGAGCAGTCATTGAATGAAGCGGATGATAATTACGATACTACACTTACAAAAATGCAAATACTGGTCTGGCTGACTGAAACAGCTACAGGCGATGTGGACGAACTGAACCTTTCCAGCGGCGGTGCTGTTTTCTGGAATAAGATACAAAACGGGGACAGCAAATTCATCAGCGAATCAGGCTGGAAATCAAGGGATTTCTATAACAGAGCAAGGAAGAGCGCAGAAAATGCAGATCTGATCATTACCAATCATGCTATGCTTTTGAACAGTCTTTCAGGCGAAAATCAGATCTTCCCTTCATATGATTATGCAGTCATAGATGAAGGGCATCAGTTCAGCAAGGCCGCCGGAAAGCATTTTGGCTTCTCAATCGATTATTTATCTCTCCGTCTCCTGCTTGGAAAAATCGGGCTCTATGATCAAAAGCAGCTCCTCTATAAGCTCGAGCGGCTGCTTGAAGGCAGGGCCGCTATGGACGGTGCTGCTCATCCTTTTGAGCTTAACAGGCTGGTTGCTGATCTTCAGTATGAGATGGATGAGTTTTTTAAGCTGGTAGGGATTTATGGAAAGAGGAAATTAAAAGCAAGGAAATATGCATCCAGCAAAATAAGCTTCAGGCTAACAGATATAACCCCGCGGGATTTCAAAGCGGTGGAGGCTTCTGCAGAGCGCTTTTCTTTCTTGGTTCTGGACCTTATCTCAGCGCTGGAGGACAGGCTTCAGCTGCTTGTGCCTTTAACCGGCGAACTGGCACCGGGTGACCAGGCGCTGCTGGAGGAGATCTCAGCCTGCATCGGCGAACTGAGGGATGTACGTGAAAGCATCAGGAAAACCATATTTGCCGGGCAAACAGCCTGTGCTGTCTGGGTTGAGCTGGACGGCAGAGCAATGCAGAACGCCACGACTGTTTACTCTCAGCCGATTACTGTCGCAGGAAATCTGAGGGACGGCTTCTTCAATCAGAAGAAAAGTGCTGTTATTACATCTGCAACTCTTTCTGTCGGCCAGTCTTTCGATTATATTATGGATGAACTGGGCCTTGACCGGTTCAGCTGCCAGACAGAACTGATAGAGTCCCCATTCGACTATGCTTCACAAGTCAGGCTTGCCGTACCATCGGATTTGCCTGAAATCAATTCCGTTCCTCTGGAGGAATATGTTTCGGCGATCACAGAGCATATCATCTCACTGGCTGAAGCGGCGAATGGGAGGATGCTGATTCTGTTCACCTCACATGATATGCTCCGCAGGACCTATGAGCTCGTGAAGGAAAGCGGCTTTCTTGAGGAATATGTCCTAATAGCCCAGGGAATCACGTCTGGAAGCAGGACAAGGCTTACAAGGAACTTTCAGCGGTTTGACAAGAGCATTCTTTTTGGGACAAGCAGCTTTTGGGAAGGTGTGGACATTCCCGGTGAAGATCTTTCATGCCTGGTGATGGTCAGGCTGCCGTTCTCTCCTCCGGATGAGCCTCTGGGGGAAGCAAGGAAGGAAGCGATTCAGAGCAGGGGAGGCCGGCCTTTCTCCGAGCACGCACTCCCCGAAGCGGTCCTTCGCTTCAAACAGGGTGTCGGGAGGCTGATCAGAACAAAGAATGACCGCGGAATAATTATTGTATTCGACCGGAGGATCGTCACAGCGTCATATGGCAGGGCATTCCTTGATTCCATCCCAAGCATACCAGTTAAGGTAAGCCCCCTGGATGCTATTGTTGACCTTGTGGAAGATTGGCTGCAATAA